A window from Theropithecus gelada isolate Dixy chromosome 1, Tgel_1.0, whole genome shotgun sequence encodes these proteins:
- the PLEKHN1 gene encoding pleckstrin homology domain-containing family N member 1 isoform X1 → MGNSHCVPQAPRRLRASFSRKPSLKGNREDGARMPAGLLGPEAARSGDAAANKLFHYIPGTDILDLQNQRGNLEQPFLSVFKKARRRVPVRNLGKVVHYAKVQLQFQHSQDVSDCYLELFPAHLYFQAHGSEGLTFQGLLPLTELSVCLVEGSREHAFQITGPLPAPLLVLCPSRAELDRWLYHLEKQTALLGGLQHCHLAPPQLPWTLQRRLTRLRTASGHEPGGSAVCASRVKLQHLPAQEQWDRLLVLYPTSLAIFSEELDELCFKGELPLRAVHVNLEEKEKQIHSFLIEGPLINTIRVVCASYEDYSHWLLCLRAVTHREGAPPLPGAKSFPGLQVTGSGRGSLSSGGRTSWDSGCLVPPSTRTSHSLPESSVPSTVGCSSQHTPDQANSDRTSIGRRRTELRRSSSRSPRSKARAEGRGPATPLHLDLTQLNRLSLENSPDAPDHASETSHSPLYADPYTPPATSHRRVTDVRGLEEFLSAMQSSPGPVPLSPLPLVPVSVPASDPGSSSSGPSGPHLLSKKGVLQSRASQRHRGSAKDGGPQPPDSPQLVSSAREGLPEPRLPLTDGWSSRRSQGPGYDHLWDETLSSSHQKCPQLGGPEASAGLVQWI, encoded by the exons ATGGGGAACAGCCACTGTGTCCCTCAGGCCCCCAGGAGGCTCCGGGCCTCCTTCTCCAGAAAGCCCTCACTGAAGGGAAACAG AGAGGACGGCGCACGGATGCCGGCTGGCCTGCTGGGCCCCGAGGCTGCTCGAAGCGGGGACGCCGCCGCCAACAAGCTCTTCCACTACATCCCGGGCACG GACATCCTGGACCTGCAGAACCAGCGAGGAAACCTGGAGCAGCCGTTCCTGAGTGTGTTCAAGAAGGCGCGGCGGAGGGTGCCTGTGAGGAACCTGGGAAAGGTCGTACATTACGCCAAGGTCCAGCTGCAGTTCCAGCACAGCCAG GATGTCAGCGACTGCTACCTGGAGCTGTTCCCCGCCCACCTGTACTTCCAGGCCCACGGCTCGGAAGGACTCACCTTTCAG GGGCTGTTACCACTGACGGAGCTGAGCGTCTGCCTGGTGGAGGGGTCCCGAGAGCACGCCTTCCAGATCACAG GCCCGCTGCCCGCACCCCTCCTGGTGCTCTGCCCCAGCCGGGCCGAGCTGGACCGCTGGCTTTACCACCTGGAGAAGCAGACGGCCCTCCTTGGGGGGCTGCAACACTGCCACTTGGCACCACCACAG CTCCCCTGGACTCTGCAACGCCGCCTAACCCGGTTGCGGACGGCGTCAGGGCACGAACCCGGCGGCAGCGCTGTCTGTGCCTCAAGGGTCAAGCTGCAGCACCTGCCCGCACAG GAGCAGTGGGACCGGCTCTTGGTCCTGTACCCGACGTCCCTGGCCATTTTCTCCGAGGAGCTGGACGAGCTTTGCTTCAAG GGGGAGCTCCCACTCCGTGCGGTCCACGTCAAcctggaggagaaggagaagcagatcCACTCCTTCCTGATCGAAG GCCCCCTCATCAACACCATCCGCGTGGTGTGCGCCAGCTACGAGGACTACAGCCACTGGCTGCTGTGCCTTCGTGCCGTCACCCACAGGGAGGGGGCCCCGCCGCTGCCTGGCGCCAAGAGCTTCCCAGGGCTGCAG GTTACGGGCAGCGGCCGAGGCTCACTGTCCTCAGGCGGACGGACCAGCTGGGACTCGGGGTGCCTGGTGCCCCCCTCCACACGCACCAGCCACTCCTTGCCTGAGTCCTCAGTGCCATCCACTGTGGGCTGCTCCTCCCAGCACACACCG GACCAGGCCAACTCTGACCGCACCAGCATTGGCCGACGGAGGACTGAGCTGAGACGTAGCAGCAGCCGGTCACCCAGGAGCAAGGCCCGGGCAGAGGGCCGCGGCCCTGCCACCCCACTGCACCTGGACCTGACCCAG CTGAACAGGCTGAGCCTGGAGAACAGCCCAGACGCCCCTGACCACGCTTCGGAAACTTCACACTCACCCCTCTATGCTGACCCCTACACGCCCCCCGCCACCTCCCACCGCAGGGTCACCGATGTCCGGGGCCTGGAGGAG TTCCTCAGTGCCATGCAGAGCTCACCTGGACCTGTGCCCTTGAGCCCACTCCCCTTGGTGCCTGTGTCTGTGCCTGCCTCTGACCCCGGCTCCAGCTCCTCTGGCCCCTCGGGCCCCCACTTGCTCTCCAAGAAGGGAGTCCTGCAGTCCAGAGCCTCTCAGAGACACCGGGGCTCAGCCAAGGACGGGGGGCCGCAGCCCCCAGACTCCCCTCAGCTT GTCTCCTCTGCCAGGGAAGGTTTGCCTGAACCCCGGCTGCCTCTGACAG ATGGCTGGTCCTCCAGGAGGAGCCAGGGCCCCGGCTACGACCACCTCTGGGACGAGACTTTGTCTTCCTCCCACCAGAAGTGCCCCCAGCTTGGAGGGCCTGAGGCCAGTGCGGGTCTGGTGCAGTGGATCTGA
- the PLEKHN1 gene encoding pleckstrin homology domain-containing family N member 1 isoform X2: protein MGNSHCVPQAPRRLRASFSRKPSLKGNREDGARMPAGLLGPEAARSGDAAANKLFHYIPGTDILDLQNQRGNLEQPFLSVFKKARRRVPVRNLGKVVHYAKVQLQFQHSQDVSDCYLELFPAHLYFQAHGSEGLTFQGLLPLTELSVCLVEGSREHAFQITGPLPAPLLVLCPSRAELDRWLYHLEKQTALLGGLQHCHLAPPQGSCGEELPWTLQRRLTRLRTASGHEPGGSAVCASRVKLQHLPAQEQWDRLLVLYPTSLAIFSEELDELCFKGELPLRAVHVNLEEKEKQIHSFLIEGPLINTIRVVCASYEDYSHWLLCLRAVTHREGAPPLPGAKSFPGLQVTGSGRGSLSSGGRTSWDSGCLVPPSTRTSHSLPESSVPSTVGCSSQHTPLNRLSLENSPDAPDHASETSHSPLYADPYTPPATSHRRVTDVRGLEEFLSAMQSSPGPVPLSPLPLVPVSVPASDPGSSSSGPSGPHLLSKKGVLQSRASQRHRGSAKDGGPQPPDSPQLVSSAREGLPEPRLPLTDGWSSRRSQGPGYDHLWDETLSSSHQKCPQLGGPEASAGLVQWI, encoded by the exons ATGGGGAACAGCCACTGTGTCCCTCAGGCCCCCAGGAGGCTCCGGGCCTCCTTCTCCAGAAAGCCCTCACTGAAGGGAAACAG AGAGGACGGCGCACGGATGCCGGCTGGCCTGCTGGGCCCCGAGGCTGCTCGAAGCGGGGACGCCGCCGCCAACAAGCTCTTCCACTACATCCCGGGCACG GACATCCTGGACCTGCAGAACCAGCGAGGAAACCTGGAGCAGCCGTTCCTGAGTGTGTTCAAGAAGGCGCGGCGGAGGGTGCCTGTGAGGAACCTGGGAAAGGTCGTACATTACGCCAAGGTCCAGCTGCAGTTCCAGCACAGCCAG GATGTCAGCGACTGCTACCTGGAGCTGTTCCCCGCCCACCTGTACTTCCAGGCCCACGGCTCGGAAGGACTCACCTTTCAG GGGCTGTTACCACTGACGGAGCTGAGCGTCTGCCTGGTGGAGGGGTCCCGAGAGCACGCCTTCCAGATCACAG GCCCGCTGCCCGCACCCCTCCTGGTGCTCTGCCCCAGCCGGGCCGAGCTGGACCGCTGGCTTTACCACCTGGAGAAGCAGACGGCCCTCCTTGGGGGGCTGCAACACTGCCACTTGGCACCACCACAG GGGTCCTGTGGAGAAGAGCTCCCCTGGACTCTGCAACGCCGCCTAACCCGGTTGCGGACGGCGTCAGGGCACGAACCCGGCGGCAGCGCTGTCTGTGCCTCAAGGGTCAAGCTGCAGCACCTGCCCGCACAG GAGCAGTGGGACCGGCTCTTGGTCCTGTACCCGACGTCCCTGGCCATTTTCTCCGAGGAGCTGGACGAGCTTTGCTTCAAG GGGGAGCTCCCACTCCGTGCGGTCCACGTCAAcctggaggagaaggagaagcagatcCACTCCTTCCTGATCGAAG GCCCCCTCATCAACACCATCCGCGTGGTGTGCGCCAGCTACGAGGACTACAGCCACTGGCTGCTGTGCCTTCGTGCCGTCACCCACAGGGAGGGGGCCCCGCCGCTGCCTGGCGCCAAGAGCTTCCCAGGGCTGCAG GTTACGGGCAGCGGCCGAGGCTCACTGTCCTCAGGCGGACGGACCAGCTGGGACTCGGGGTGCCTGGTGCCCCCCTCCACACGCACCAGCCACTCCTTGCCTGAGTCCTCAGTGCCATCCACTGTGGGCTGCTCCTCCCAGCACACACCG CTGAACAGGCTGAGCCTGGAGAACAGCCCAGACGCCCCTGACCACGCTTCGGAAACTTCACACTCACCCCTCTATGCTGACCCCTACACGCCCCCCGCCACCTCCCACCGCAGGGTCACCGATGTCCGGGGCCTGGAGGAG TTCCTCAGTGCCATGCAGAGCTCACCTGGACCTGTGCCCTTGAGCCCACTCCCCTTGGTGCCTGTGTCTGTGCCTGCCTCTGACCCCGGCTCCAGCTCCTCTGGCCCCTCGGGCCCCCACTTGCTCTCCAAGAAGGGAGTCCTGCAGTCCAGAGCCTCTCAGAGACACCGGGGCTCAGCCAAGGACGGGGGGCCGCAGCCCCCAGACTCCCCTCAGCTT GTCTCCTCTGCCAGGGAAGGTTTGCCTGAACCCCGGCTGCCTCTGACAG ATGGCTGGTCCTCCAGGAGGAGCCAGGGCCCCGGCTACGACCACCTCTGGGACGAGACTTTGTCTTCCTCCCACCAGAAGTGCCCCCAGCTTGGAGGGCCTGAGGCCAGTGCGGGTCTGGTGCAGTGGATCTGA
- the KLHL17 gene encoding kelch-like protein 17 yields MQPRSERPAGRTQSPEHGSPGPGPEAPPPPPPPQPPAPEAERTRPRQARPAAPMEGAVQLLSREGHSVAHNSKRHYHDAFVAMSRMRQRGLLCDIVLHVAAKEIRAHKVVLASCSPYFHAMFTNEMSESRQTHVTLHDIDPQALDQLVQFAYTAEIVVGEGNVQTLLPAASLLQLNGVRDACCKFLLSQLDPSNCLGIRGFADAHSCSDLLKAAHRYVLQHFVDVAKTEEFMLLPLKQVLELVSSDSLNVPSEEEVYRAVLSWVKHDVDARRQHVPRLMKCVRLPLLSRDFLLGHVDAESLVRHHPDCKDLLIEALKFHLLPEQRGVLGTSRTRPRRCEGAGPVLFAVGGGSLFAIHGDCEAYDTRTDRWHVVASMSTRRARVGVAAVGNRLYAVGGYDGTSDLATVESYDPVTNTWQPEVSMGTRRSCLGVAALHGLLYSAGGYDGASCLNSAERYDPLTGTWTSVAAMSTRRRYVRVATLDGNLYAVGGYDSSSHLATVEKYEPQVNAWSSVASMLSRRSSAGVAVLEGALYVAGGNDGTSCLNSVERYSPKAGAWESVAPMNIRRSTHDLVAMDGWLYAVGGNDGSSSLNSIEKYNPRTNKWVAASCMFTRRSSVGVAVLELLNFPPPSSPTLSVSSTSL; encoded by the exons ATGCAGCCCCGCAGCGAGCGCCCGGCCGGCAGGACGCAGAGCCCGGAGCACGGCAGCCCGGGGCCTGGCCCCgaggcgccgccgccgccgccaccgccgcagCCGCCGGC CCCCGAGGCAGAGCGCACGCGGCCCCGGCAGGCTCGGCCCGCAGCCCCCATGGAGGGAGCCGTGCAGCTGCTGAGCCGCGAGGGCCACAGCGTGGCCCACAACTCCAAGCGGCACTACCACGACGCCTTCGTGGCCATGAGCCGCATGCGCCAGCGCGGCCTCCTGTGCGACATCGTCCTGCACGTGGCCGCCAAGGAGATCCGTGCACACAAAGTGGTGTTGGCCTCCTGCAGCCCGTACTTCCACGCCATGTTTACAA ATGAGATGAGCGAGAGCCGCCAGACCCACGTGACGCTGCACGACATCGACCCTCAGGCCTTGGACCAGCTGGTGCAGTTTGCGTACACGGCTGAGATCGTGGTGGGCGAGGGCAACGTGCAG ACTCTGCTCCCAGCCGCCAGCCTCCTGCAGCTGAATGGCGTCCGAGACGCCTGCTGCAAGTTCCTGCTGAGTCAGCTCGACCCCTCCAACTGCTTGGGCATCCGGGGCTTTGCCGATGCGCACTCCTGCAGCGACCTGCTCAAGGCCGCCCACAGGTACGTGCTGCAGCACTTCGTGGACGTGGCCAAGACTGAAGAGTTTATGCTGCTGCCCCTGAAACAG GTGCTGGAACTGGTCTCTAGTGACAGCCTGAACGTGCCTTCGGAGGAGGAGGTCTACCGAGCAGTCCTGAGCTGGGTGAAACATGACGTGGACGCCCGCAGGCAGCATGTCCCACGG CTCATGAAGTGTGTGCGGCTGCCTCTACTGAGCCGCGACTTCCTGCTGGGCCACGTGGATGCCGAGAGCCTGGTGAGGCACCACCCTGACTGCAAGGACCTTCTCATCGAGGCCCTGAAGTTCCACCTGCTGCCCGAGCAGAGGGGCGTCCTAGGCACCAGCCGCACACGGCCCCGGCGCTGTGAGGGGGCCGGGCCTGTGCTTTTTGCTGTGG GCGGTGGGAGCCTGTTTGCCATCCACGGAGACTGTGAGGCCTATGACACGCGCACCGACCGCTGGCACGTGGTGGCCTCCATGTCCACGCGCCGGGCCCGGGTGGGAGTGGCTGCGGTGGGGAACCGGCTGTATGCTGTGGGCGG CTATGACGGGACCTCAGACCTGGCTACCGTGGAGTCCTACGATCCCGTGACTAACACGTGGCAGCCGGAGGTGTCCATGGGCACGAGGCGAAGCTGCCTGGGTGTGGCCGCCTTGCACGGACTCCTGTACTCGGCTGGCGGCTATGACGGGGCCTCCTGCCTGAACAG TGCCGAACGCTACGATCCCCTGACCGGAACGTGGACATCCGTCGCTGCCATGAGTACCCGGAGGCGCTATGTGCGAGTGGCCACGCTTG ATGGGAACCTGTATGCCGTGGGCGGCTACGACAGCTCCTCACACCTGGCCACTGTGGAGAAGTATGAGCCCCAG GTGAACGCTTGGTCGTCCGTGGCGTCCATGCTAAGCCGACGCAGCTCAGCAGGTGTGGCCGTGCTGGAGGGTGCCCTGTACGTGGCAGGGGGCAATGACGGGACCAGCTGCCTCAACTCGGTAGAGAGATACAGTCCCAAGGCTGGAGCCTGGGAGAGCGTGGCGCCGATGAACATCCGCAG GAGCACGCACGACCTGGTGGCCATGGATGGATGGCTGTACGCCGTGGGGGGTAACGATGGTAGCTCCAGCCTCAATTCCATCGAGAAGTACAACCCGAGGACCAACAAGTGGGTGGCCGCGTCCTGCATGTTCACACGGCGTAGCAGTGTGGGCGTGGCGGTGCTGGAGCTGCTCAACTTCCCGCCGCCGTCCTCGCCCACGCTGTCCGTGTCCTCCACCAGCCTctga